A genomic region of Colletotrichum destructivum chromosome 5, complete sequence contains the following coding sequences:
- a CDS encoding Putative short-chain dehydrogenase/reductase SDR, NAD(P)-binding domain superfamily, whose protein sequence is MDVARTEDNAMTTDPSQMAFRAVTHWLQGQTLPVFCCTTPAFRSRMPSDIDADSVPLSQSHLSKALSQQQQQQHQQSQSPQISEGETSESVARRASSALWTKPLPQLPPPNMSLSGKVAIVTGGARGIGAAIALKLAREGARVAFTFVNTSSIAKAHEVISEIEACGSSATAIQADVSKHQKKVIERTMMAFGVTKIDILVNNAAATLSATLDDTTTEDYDRIFDTNTRAVFFMMQAVKPHIAPGGRIINISSVAARADSPGSMAYAGSKAAVEAFTRVAAREMGQAHGVTVNCISPGTVKTEMFDSLPDDQRSADLERASLTPAEARLGAVEDIADVVAFVASDESRWITGTVIPVNGGRLMN, encoded by the exons ATGGACGTCGCACGCACTGAAGATAATGCCATGACTACGGATCCCAGTCAAATGGCTTTCCGAGCCGTAACGCATTGGCTACAGGGCCAGACTCTGCCGGTATTCTGCTGCACTACACCGGCATTCCGGTCGAGGATGCCATCAGACATCGACGCTGACAGTGTGCCTTTATCACAGTCTCATCTGAGCAAGGCGCTGagccagcaacagcaacagcagcaccagcaaaGCCAGTCGCCCCAGATCAGCGAGGGAGAGACCAGCGAAAGCGTCGCGAGGCGCGCATCATCTGCTCTGTGGACCAAACCGTTACCGCAGCTCCCACCACCCAACATGTCCTTGTCAGGCAAGGTCGCCATCGTCACTGGCGGAGCGCGTGGCATCGGCGCTGCCATCGCGTTGAAGCTCGCGCGAGAAGGGGCCAGG GTGGCCTTCACGTTTGTAAACACATCCTCAATAGCAAAGGCCCACGAGGTCATATCCGAGATCGAGGCCTGTgggtcctcggcgacggccattCAGGCCGACGTCTCCAAGCACCAGAAGAAGGTCATTGAGcggacgatgatggcgttcGGCGTCACCAAGATCGACATACTCGTCAATaacgccgccgcgacgctCAGTGCGACGCTCGACGACACAACGACGGAGGATTACGACCGCATCTTCGACACCAATACGCGCGCCGTGTTCTTCATGATGCAGGCCGTCAAGCCGCACATTGCCCCCGGCGGGCGCATTATCAACATCTCGTCCGTTGCGGCGCGCGCTGACAGCCCCGGCAGCATGGCGTATGCGGGCagcaaggccgccgtcgaggcttTCACTCGCGTTGCGGCGCGGGAGATGGGACAGGCCCACGGCGTCACGGTAAACTGCATCAGCCCGGGCACGGTCAAGACGGAGATGTTTGACTCGTTGCCGGATGACCAGCGGAGTGCCGACTTGGAGAGAGCGTCGCTCACGCCCGCGGAGGCGAGGctgggcgccgtcgaggacattgCTGACGTTGTCGCGTTCGTGGCTAGCGACGAGTCGAGGTGGATTACGGGGACGGTTATACCGGTTAACGGCGGCCGGCTGATGAACTGA
- a CDS encoding Putative small GTPase, EF-hand domain, EF-hand domain pair, EF hand associated, type-2, MIRO, producing the protein MASVRICVCGDEGTGKSSLIASLVKDVFISNKIQSVLPSITIPPQLGTPENVTTTIVDTSARPQDRTTLRKEIRKCNVILLVYSDHYSYERVALFWMPYFRSLGVNVPVVLCANKSDLTGEGNTPQVVEGEMLPVMSEFREIDSCIRSSAREHRNVNEVFFLCQKAVTHPIAPLFDYKEGNLKPACVDALKRIFYLCDKDQDGYLSDQEMHNFQSKCFDKTLTAEDLENIKLSISKAVPSLSTEKGIDQRGFLQLNKIYAEKGRHETIWIILRKFRYTDSLSLEDSFLHPKFDVPEYSSAELSPAGYRFFVDLFLLFDKDNDGGLNDKELEALFAPTPGLPASWIETSFPSSTVRNEAGHVTLQGWLAQWSMTTFMEPKTTLGYLAYLGFEAATARETTTAALKVTKSRKRRRRPGKVERNVVLCYVLGASGAGKSSLLDAFLNRPFDNLYRPTIKPRRAVNSVELPGGKQCYLILEELGELEPAILENQAKLDACDLICYTYDSSDPDSFSHIVELRKRYPQLDDLPNIYTALKADKDKTTQRSEMQPDTYTSSLMMSTPLHVTVKWSNINELFITLADAATNPSTAFPRSEEPPPDRTSLYLALGATACAGVAAFMIWRRSTTSA; encoded by the exons ATGGCTTCTG TACGCATCTGCGTCTGCGGTGACGAGGGCACTGGCAAGTCCAGCCTCATTGCTTCGCTGGTCAAGGACGTCTTCATTTCCAACAAAATCCAATCAGTCCTGCCCTCGATCACGATCCCTCCCCAGCTTGGCACCCCCGAGAACGTGACgaccaccatcgtcgacacCTCCGCTCGACCTCAGGACCGCACTACCCTCCGCAAGGAGATCCGGAAATGCAACGTCATTCTCCTTGTCTATTCAGACCACTACAGCTACGAGCGTGTTGCTCTCTTCTGGATGCCGTATTTTCGCTCCCTCGGCGTCAACGTTCCCGTCGTTCTGTGCGCCAACAAGTCCGATCTAACGGGTGAGGGGAACACGCCTCAGGTTGTGGAGGGCGAGATGTTGCCCGTCATGTCCGAGTTTCGCGAGATCGATTCGTGTATTCGCTCGAGTGCGAGGGAGCACCGAAACGTCAACGAAGTTTTCTTCCTCTGCCAAAAGGCCGTCACTCACCCCATCGCCCCGCTGTTCGATTACAAGGAGGGGAACTTGAAGCCGGCTTGTGTCGACGCGTTAAAGCGGATATTCTATCTGTGCGACAAGGACCAGGATGGATATCTCAGTGACCAGGAAATGCACAATTTCCAGTCCAAGTGCTTCGACAAGACTCTGACTGCCGAGGACCTGGAAAACATCAAGCTCTCCATCAGTAAAGCAGTGCCGAGCCTGTCGACTGAGAAGGGTATCGACCAGCGAGGGTTCTTGCAGCTGAACAAGATCTACGCTGAGAAGGGCCGACACGAGACGATCTGGATCATACTGCGCAAGTTTCGCTACACGGACAGCTTGAGCTTGGAAGATAGCTTCCTGCATCCCAAGTTTGATGTGCCAGAGTATTCGTCGGCAGAGCTGAGTCCCGCAGGTTACCGCTTCTTCGTAGACCTGTTCTTGTTGTTTGATAAGGAtaacgacggcggcctgaACGACAAGGAACTGGAGGCCCTCTTTGCGCCGACGCCTGGCCTTCCGGCCTCCTGGATTGAGACCTCTTTCCCGTCTTCGACTGTGCGCAACGAAGCAGGCCACGTCACTCTGCAGGGCTGGCTCGCTCAGTGGAGTATGACCACATTCATGGAACCAAAGACAACGCTTGGATACCTGGCCTACCTAGGATTTGAAGCGGCGACTGCTCGAGAAACCACCACTGCTGCTCTGAAGGTGACGAAATCGCGGAAGCGGAGAAGGCGCCCTGGGAAGGTAGAGCGTAACGTTGTGCTGTGTTACGTCTTGGGTGCCTCTGGGGCTGGCAAGTCGTCGCTCCTGGACGCCTTCCTGAACCGCCCTTTTGACAACTTATATCGGCCAACGATTAAGCCACGACGTGCTGTCAATAGTGTCGAGCTTCCCGGCGGCAAGCAATGCTACCTAATCCTGGAGGAGCTGGGTGAACTCGAACCTGCTATACTGGAAAACCAGGCCAAGCTGGACGCATGCGATCTCATCTGCTACACGTACGACTCTTCGGATCCCGATTCCTTCTCTCACATCGTCGAGTTGCGCAAGCGCTACCCGCAACTGGACGATCTTCCCAACATTTACACGGCCTTGAAAGCAGACAAAGACAAGACGACGCAACGCAGTGAGATGCAGCCGGACACGTACACCTCGAGCTTGATGATGAGCACACCCCTGCATGTCACTGTCAAGTGGTCTAATATCAACGAACTATTTATCACTCTGGCGGACGCGGCAACGAACCCCAGCACGGCCTTCCCACGCAGCGAGGAACCGCCTCCGGATAGGACCAGTTTGTATCTCGCCTTGGGGGCCACGGCCTGCGCCGGGGTTGCCGCCTTCATGATCTGGCGGCGGTCAACGACGTCCGCTTAG
- a CDS encoding Putative WD40/YVTN repeat-like-containing domain superfamily, translating into MFVLPPPPRYPSHGGAYGAIGAGIAPMIETNNILTNPEGPEYQFLVGEGTYVLKEDLHLATPPPHPSEAPVVNPNPLATSPQPATAGTKLSLISLDLRAPPPFFYKGSSATTLSLGGDIQEHPNEGRYSTEAGLSSDGGGGSLSDAPPTSLTMVSAPAFGDGNTALAPASTKEAAKKKVAKPKNNMTKSNSSFISRVIVNESLTKKLQERPTDGVFAFANINRAFQWLDLSSPTKADYLTKILFTKAHCLCHDVNPITKNIAHIDVIMGFSTGEIIWWEPVSQRYTRLNKNGIINGTPVSEIRWIPGSESLFLAAHMDGSLVVYDKDKEDAQFSPEDELATNGSTNGESDSTNGINHNLKIQINKSVHSKNQKANPVASWKLSNQRINAFAFSPDNRHLAVVSEDGSLRIIDYLKEELLDLYHSYYGGFICVTWSPDGKYVLTGGQDDLISIWSVVDSAIVARCQGHQSWVTSVAFDPWRCDDRNYRFGSVGEDCRLCLWDFNVGMLHRPKAASVHHRGSVSSRFVNPLQRQETANTSASRIRSNSTLSGGVVDEEGSIVHPVEPRARIAMLPPVSSKAVDTHPLCWLEFTEEAIITSCKNGHIRTWNRPSDVPVPTEGASQPS; encoded by the exons ATGTT TGTTCTTCCGCCTCCCCCGCGATACCCTTCGCACGGGGGCGCTTACGGagccatcggcgccggcatcgctCCCATGATCGAGACAAACAACATCCTCACCAACCCCGAGGGCCCGGAATACCAGTTTCtggtcggcgagggcaccTACGTGCTGAAGGAAGATCTCCACCTCGcgacaccgccgcctcaCCCATCCGAAGCCCCCGTCGTGAATCCGAATCCTCTTGCGACGAGCCCGCAGCCCGCAACCGCCGGGACCAAGCTCTCCCTCATAAGCCTCGATTTGCGcgccccgccgcccttcttctaCAAAGGTTCCTCCGCCACAACGTTATCACTGGGAGGTGACATACAAGAACACCCCAACGAGGGCCGATACTCAACCGAGGCTGGGCTCAGCAGCGATGGGGGTGGCGGCTCTCTCAGCGACGCGCCCCCGACGTCGTTGACTATGGTGTCTGCTCCGGCGTTTGGCGACGGCAACACGGCATTGGCACCGGCCAGTACTAAGGAAgcggccaagaagaaagTGGCCAAACCCAAGAACAACATGACTAAGAGCAACTCGTCGTTCATCTCTAGAGTAATTGTCAACGAAAGCCTGACCAAAAAACTACAGGAAAGGCCCACAGACGGTGTGTTTGCTTTTGCCAACATCAACCGGGCGTTTCAATGGTTGGACTTGTCGTCGCCAACAAAG GCCGACTATTTAACCAAGATTTTGTTCACCAAGGCTCACTGCCTCTGCCACGACGTCAATCCAATCACTAAGAACATCGCACACATTGATGTCATTATGGGGTTCTCTACAGGTGAAATTATCTGGTGGGAGCCAGTTTCGCAACGATACACTCGTTTGAACAAGAAC GGCATCATCAATGGCACGCCCGTCTCTGAGATTAGGTGGATTCCCGGCTCCGAGTCCCTCTTCCTAGCGGCGCACATGGACGGTTCGCTGGTGGTGTACGACAAGGATAAGGAGGACGCGCAGTTCTCTCCAGAGGATGAGCTAGCAACAAATGGATCAACGAATGGAGAGAGCGATTCAACTAACGGCATCAACCACAACCTCAAGATCCAGATCAATAAGTCGGTTCACTCCAAGAATCAGAAGGCCAACCCGGTGGCATCATGGAAACTGTCGAACCAGCGCATCAATGCATTTGCCTTCAGCCCAGACAACCGGCACCTGGCAGTGGTCTCGGAAGATGGCTCGCTGCGCATCATTGACTACTTGAAAGAAGA ACTGCTTGATCTCTACCACTCCTACTACGGCGGCTTCATCTGCGTCACGTGGTCTCCGGATGGCAAATACGTGCTGACAGGAGGACAGGACGACCTGATCTCCATCTGGTCTGTCGTGGACTCGGCCATCGTAGCGCGCTGCCAAGGTCACCAGTCATGGGTGACATCGGTGGCATTCGACCCGTGGCGCTGCGACGACAGAAACTACCGGTTCGGCAGTGTTGGCGAGGATTGCAGGTTGTGTTTGTGGGATTTTAACGTTGGCATGCTGCATCGTCCCAAGGCG GCTTCCGTCCATCACCGGGGCTCCGTGTCCTCACGGTTCGTCAACCCCCTGCAGCGACAAGAAACAGCGAACACTTCGGCAAGTCGGATTCGGTCCAACTCTACGCTGTCTGGAGGCGTCGTGGACGAAGAAGGCAGCATCGTCCACCCCGTCGAGCCTCGCGCGAGAATCGCCATGCTGCCCCCTGTCTCG TCCAAAGCAGTCGATACCCACCCACTTTGCTGGCTTGAATTCACAGAGGAAGCCATCATCACGAGCTGCAAGAACG GTCATATCCGGACGTGGAACAGGCCGAGTGACGTCCCGGTACCGACAGAGGGCGCATCTCAACCATCCTAG
- a CDS encoding Putative arrestin-like, immunoglobulin E-set: MPSFNPFSTVTGKHAASLFEIRLDNDFIVFRGGEDESAGQILKGVVVLCLPTPLKIEDVHLRLTGTHRLSWDYSKTAASGVSSQKVDKTTTLLQHRWAPFVGGSGGKNTVLPAGNYEWPFEYTLPGNTPESVEGIPEASITYKLKATVARGKLAYDLHAYKALRIIRTLEPAALEFLHAMSVENIWPNKVDYSIIIPQKAVVFGATVPLQMRFTPLLKGLEMGDITVKMLEIRECTLQGPTGNIFKEHRTEREVSNWKFDVDRDEHWHDTIEDTGQEGWLVEKKLNLPKRLRQCVQDLNHNGIKVRHKLKLVVALKNPDGHISELRATLPVSIFISPNMPLDEHGVLVDQAPGAPAQAEITRIAPPGYGEHVLDQLYEDVDMSGFQTPGFQTPGIQTPGVQSGFSSPFYAQSRAGSSENLASFAMMNGHGVAPAALSSRLQNVSLDPTHRNTSFNSLNAITEDVAAPTSVPTGASSQSHSTALTRQNSAEDHPNSHSSGRASPEHLDFPDMATLSKVPSYTTAVKTPLRRGAGSSDALPDYFSAMSAPNTPPASEVPIADPLSMIPESHEGAGSEPTSPGSSHRSWHRPASMSNLLQAVQSNDDRRLHLIQGRERVY, translated from the exons ATGCCCTCTTTCAACCCATTTTCGACCGTCACGGGCAAGCATGCTGCTTCGCTCTTTGAGATCAG ATTAGACAATGACTTCATTGTGTTTCGCGGAGGAGAGGACGAGTCTGCCGGTCAGATTCTCAAGGGCGTGGTTGTGCTGTGTCTGCCTACGCCGCTGAAGATTGAGGACGTCCACCTCCGATTGACCGGCACCCACCGACTATC GTGGGATTATTCCAAAACGGCCGCGTCCGGCGTTTCTAGCCAAAAGGTCGACAAGACCACCACCCTGCTCCAACACCGCTGGGCTCCGttcgtcggcggctccgGTGGCAAGAACACTGTTCTGCCGGCCGGCAACTATGAGTGGCCGTTCGAGTACACGTTGCCAGGCAACACACCCGAGAGTGTCGAAGGCATCCCTGAAGCGAGCATTACATACAAGCTCAAGGCTACTGTCGCCCGCGGCAAACTCGCCTACGATCTGCACGCTTACAAGGCGCTGCGCATAATCCGCACCCTCGAACCCGCCGCACTCGAATTTCTGCACGCCATGAGCGTCGAGAACATCTGGCCTAACAAGGTTGACTACTCCATCATCATTCCGCAAAAGGCCGTCGTTTTCGGGGCCACTGTTCCGCTTCAGATGCGATTCACACCCTTGTTGAAGGGCCTCGAAATGGGAGACATCACCGTCAAGATGTTGGAAATCCGCGAATGCACATTACAAGGCCCCACGGGCAACATTTTCAAGGAGCACCGGACTGAACGAGAAGTTTCTAACTGGAagttcgacgtcgaccgaGACGAGCACTGGCACGACACCATCGAAGACACAGGACAGGAAGGATGGTtggtggagaagaagctgaaTTTGCCCAAGAGACTGCGGCAATGTGTCCAGGATCTCAACCACAACGGCATCAAAGTCCGCCACAAACTCAAGCTCGTTGTCGCCCTGAAGAACCCGGATGGTCATATTTCTGAG CTGCGCGCTACTTTGCCTGTCTCGATCTTCATTTCTCCTAATATGCCACTTGATGAACATGGTGTTCTCGTCGACCAGGCCCCTGGTGCAcccgcccaggccgagatcACCAGGATTGCGCCGCCTGGTTACGGCGAGcacgtcctcgaccagctgTACGAAGACGTCGACATGAGCGGTTTTCAGACCCCGGGTTTCCAGACTCCGGGTATTCAGACCCCGGGCGTCCAGTCTGGTTTCAGCAGCCCCTTCTACGCCCAGTCCCGTGCTGGCTCGTCAGAGAACCTTGCGTCTTTTGCCATGATGAATGGCCATGGTGTCGCCCCTGCCGCTCTCTCGTCGCGTTTGCAGAACGTCTCTCTTGACCCGACGCATCGCAACACTTCTTTCAACTCATTGAACGCCATTACGGAGGATGTGGCTGCTCCGACATCCGTGCCCACAGGGGCAAGTTCGCAGTCACATTCGACTGCTTTGACGCGTCAGAACAGTGCCGAAGACCACCCCAACTCGCACTCGTCAGGTCGTGCTTCGCCGGAACATCTCGACTTTCCCGACATGGCAACATTAAGCAAGGTGCCTAGTTACACGACGGCAGTCAAGACACCTCTCCGACGGGGTGCAGGTAGTAGCGATGCGCTCCCAGATTACTTCTCCGCAATGAGCGCTCCGAACACACCTCCGGCGAGCGAAGTTCCCATTGCCGACCCGCTTAGTATGATTCCAGAATCCCATGAGGGTGCTGGAAGCGAGCCCACATCACCGGGCAGCTCTCACCGCTCATGGCATCGCCCCGCGAGCATGAGCAATCTGCTCCAGGCCGTCCAAAGCAATGATGACCGTCGACTACATCTTATTCAAGGACGGGAGAGGGTGTACTGA